One genomic region from Gemmobacter aquarius encodes:
- a CDS encoding dipeptide ABC transporter ATP-binding protein, whose protein sequence is MSDITWDPSKPILEIENLSISFFTRLREIPAVMDFSCTVMAGEAMGLVGESGCGKSTVALAVMRDLGKNGKIVGGSIKFKGRDLTHMTEEELRHIRGSEIAMIYQEPMASLNPAMKIGAQLAEVPMIHQGMAQAEAWKLARQIVADVRLPDPDRILNSYPHQLSGGQQQRIVIAMALMSKPALLILDEPTTALDVTVEAGVIDLVKDLGRKYGTSMLFISHNLGLVLDVCNRLCVMYSGEAVETGNVKDVFDLMRHPYTQALFRSIPLPGADKNSRPLVAIPGNFPLPHERPKGCNFGPRCDYFVEGRCNAGDIPMVDVADSNRHESRCIRIDQIDWDAPLKAAVQHEKTPVGRVVLKLEDLKKYYSVSTGAFGGGMKKVVKANETLSFEAHEGETLAIVGESGCGKSTFAKVLMGLETATSGQIMLFDENIQSTPIQQRNTDTISQVQMVFQNPFDTLNPSMNVGRQIIRALEIFNQGTSDEERRDRMLELLDLVKLPRAFAERMPRQLSGGQKQRVGIARAFAGGAKVVVADEPVSALDVSVQAAVTDLLMDIQRKNATTLLFISHDLSIVRYLADRVMVMYLGHVVEMGSTDQVFQPPYHPYTEALLSAVPIADTRVIKQRIVLEGDIPSAMNPPPGCPFQTRCRWKGKVAGNLCETEMPPVRMLEGAHQIKCHLPDDVLAAMEPVIKMAAE, encoded by the coding sequence ATGTCTGACATCACCTGGGACCCGTCCAAACCCATTCTCGAGATCGAGAACCTGTCGATCAGCTTCTTCACGCGCCTGCGCGAGATACCGGCCGTGATGGATTTTTCCTGCACGGTGATGGCGGGCGAGGCGATGGGGCTTGTGGGTGAATCGGGCTGCGGCAAGTCGACCGTGGCACTGGCGGTGATGCGCGACCTTGGCAAAAACGGCAAGATCGTGGGCGGCTCGATCAAGTTCAAGGGCCGTGACCTGACCCATATGACCGAGGAAGAGCTGCGCCACATCCGCGGGTCGGAAATCGCGATGATCTATCAGGAACCGATGGCCTCGCTCAACCCGGCGATGAAGATCGGCGCGCAGCTTGCCGAAGTGCCGATGATCCATCAGGGCATGGCGCAGGCCGAGGCGTGGAAGCTGGCGCGCCAGATCGTTGCCGATGTGCGCCTGCCCGACCCTGACCGTATCCTGAACAGCTATCCGCACCAGCTTTCGGGCGGACAGCAGCAGCGCATCGTCATCGCCATGGCGCTGATGTCGAAGCCCGCGCTTCTGATCCTCGACGAACCCACCACCGCGCTCGACGTGACGGTGGAGGCGGGGGTGATCGATCTGGTCAAGGACCTTGGCCGCAAATACGGCACCTCGATGCTGTTCATCAGCCATAACCTTGGCCTTGTGCTCGATGTCTGCAACCGGCTCTGCGTGATGTATTCGGGCGAGGCGGTGGAAACCGGCAACGTCAAGGATGTCTTCGACCTGATGCGCCACCCCTATACGCAGGCGCTGTTCCGGTCGATTCCGCTGCCGGGGGCGGACAAGAACTCGCGCCCCTTGGTGGCCATTCCGGGCAACTTTCCCCTGCCCCATGAACGGCCCAAAGGGTGCAATTTCGGCCCGCGCTGCGATTACTTCGTCGAGGGGCGCTGCAATGCGGGCGACATTCCGATGGTGGATGTGGCCGACAGCAACCGCCACGAAAGCCGCTGCATCAGGATCGACCAGATCGACTGGGACGCGCCGCTGAAAGCCGCCGTGCAGCACGAGAAAACGCCGGTCGGGCGTGTCGTGTTGAAGCTGGAGGATCTGAAAAAGTACTACTCGGTCTCGACCGGTGCCTTTGGCGGCGGGATGAAGAAGGTCGTCAAAGCCAACGAGACGCTCAGCTTCGAAGCGCATGAGGGCGAGACGCTGGCCATCGTGGGCGAATCGGGCTGCGGCAAGTCGACCTTTGCCAAGGTCTTGATGGGGCTGGAAACCGCGACCAGCGGACAGATCATGCTGTTTGACGAGAATATCCAGTCAACCCCGATCCAACAACGCAACACCGACACGATTTCGCAAGTGCAGATGGTGTTCCAGAACCCGTTCGACACATTGAACCCGTCGATGAACGTGGGCCGCCAGATCATCCGTGCGCTCGAGATCTTCAACCAGGGAACGTCGGACGAGGAACGCCGCGACCGGATGCTGGAGTTGCTCGATCTGGTCAAGCTGCCCCGCGCCTTTGCCGAACGGATGCCGCGCCAATTGTCGGGCGGGCAGAAGCAGCGCGTCGGCATCGCGCGGGCCTTTGCGGGCGGGGCCAAGGTGGTGGTGGCCGATGAACCGGTCTCGGCGCTCGATGTGTCGGTGCAGGCGGCGGTGACCGATCTGTTGATGGATATCCAGCGCAAGAATGCGACGACGCTGCTGTTCATCAGCCATGACCTGTCGATCGTGCGTTACCTCGCAGACCGGGTCATGGTGATGTATCTGGGCCATGTGGTCGAAATGGGCAGCACGGATCAGGTGTTCCAGCCGCCCTATCACCCCTATACCGAGGCGCTTTTGTCGGCCGTTCCCATCGCCGACACCCGCGTGATCAAGCAGCGCATCGTGCTGGAAGGCGATATCCCATCGGCCATGAACCCGCCGCCCGGTTGCCCGTTCCAGACGCGCTGCCGCTGGAAGGGCAAGGTTGCGGGCAACCTGTGCGAGACCGAGATGCCGCCGGTGCGGATGCTGGAGGGCGCGCACCAGATCAAATGCCACCTGCCCGATGACGTGCTGGCAGCGATGGAGCCGGTGATCAAGATGGCGGCCGAGTGA